From Camelina sativa cultivar DH55 chromosome 5, Cs, whole genome shotgun sequence:
CAAGAAAAGTATGAGGCCAAAATGAAAAACCTTTATGAATgggttttgattgtttttgttgagCAGTTAGGGGGTAAAAAGGTGATACTAACTCTTTTTATgcaaatgaagaaagagagaaaaaaacatctgTGAGCTTTTTGGGTCAGGGTTGGTAGTTTGCTTATTTTTAGTGTTTGATCGTTCGGTGGAtaagaaaagagtttttttataGTATACGCTTTATAAAGGTTTCTATTTTAAGTCTACTTATTTTGAGGGTTAAAATTCAAGATTACACTTCCAGGCTaccgaaggaaaaaaaaagagcgaTTCAAATGCAATTATTCTAAGTACAGAATCAACCTCTTTGTGTTTTGACTTGACTTATCCCTCTCATTCTTTGGTTTTGGCTGTTTGTTTCTAAATGGTAGACCCATATATACTTACAAAGCATGGATAACGATGCATGATGcatataaaatatgattatgACGCTTGTTTTAGATATTTctctttgaattatttgtttgattcaaatatattttggacATACTCAAGTTCCTTGCAGACACGTGATCAAGTTCCCATACCTAGCATTGTTCATTAACATTTGTACTATGAAgccagaaaatatataaatggatGGTCCTATAGTTAGAAGTATCTTATATGATTATGTTGTGACGAGTGACgacttatatatatcttttataatGATGAGTTATTCGTCAAAAGAATAATATGAAAGGTCGGGGATGAAAAAAATGTGCGTGTAAAGAATTTATCAGTTTTTGGGAAGGGGAAGTACATTCCCTGTGGCAACAGTTTAGCTTGCGAGGGGAAGGGCCATCCCTCGACTGCTCGACACATCATGTGAACCGGTGAAGCTCATTTTTGTAACAGCATCTTTCTACCCAgcaaaaaatatctttaatgataataaaaaaaaaagtattattatcgttattatttgattttttcttagaAAATGCTTTCGAGGTCTTAAAATAAGAAACCCATTTCACTCTTTCTCATCCTTTACTactatcttttattttaaaaaattataagataaaagatACCTCCAACTCCAAGGTTCACACTAAgaaatggttatatatatatatatatatatcatttcaaaatagaataaaatattgttaataaaaaaattggtccTGCCAATAttactataaaatattaaaccataaattttgttatgctttttttcttaattgagtATATATCATATGAGGACTTAAATTCTTTTTTAGCTAGGCCCCCTGCTATTTTTTTCAGTTCCCGCATCGTACACCGACAACACAAATAGTGATTAGTGACCAAAGCCAATTGGGGGAAAAGGATTGAGCCGCTCGGAAGATCCAAATCCATATCACAGTGTTAAACAttcctgcttttttttttaaattggtaATTAActgagttaaaaagaaaaaaaaatatactagtaatcttcattttattagtcacttagttttaaaatataaacttaaataaaataaaataaaaagcccAATAAACTCACTTACATGCATCCTCGTAATTTCTCAAAGAGCCCTCCGATCCCTGGCCTAGATAAAACCCTAACTTATCTTGGATATCAACATGGTCCGGAGCTGCTCTTGCGTATAGATTCTGAAATCCATCTTCACCGTAGCTTGTTGAACCATAAGATCCTCGACCACCACAATACTCGCATGGTCCACCTCTAGCTTCAAATCCTTCAACGCTTTCATGAATCTTGCCTCTGGATGATTCTGCTTGCTTGATTTGACCTTGATCATGGCATAACATTCAATTATCTTCACTTCAATCTCCATCTCCTCCGTCTCCTTGAATGATGCGACTTTTCTTTTCACTTCCTCGAGCTGGACCTGGATCTCATTTCTCTCATATACCACCTTTTCTACTTTGGACTTCAGCTCCTTGATGTAAGCGATCGTGTCGCTAAGCAACGACCCTTTGTCCATCTTGGACACTTTGGGAACCACACCACGTAACGCGTAGAACCGCTGGTTCAGTTGTTTACGTCTTTGCCGCTCAGCCTCGACGTGGTCTCGCGGCTCTTCCTTGCCTTTCGACGATTTTTTTCCTCGTTTCTTTAAAAGTTTCTCTGACTCCTCGCTAGAGAAACTCTTGTTGGTGGGACTTGAACAACCACTCTCCAGCTTTCTTGACTTAGACAAAACCATGGAGCTTGATCTTGGAGCTACGTTAACCCGGTCACGGCTCAGGCTGTGATGAAAAGTGTTTGAGTTGAAAAGGATTGGGACTTTGTTAATCAGATCTGAGCTCTGTGGGATCAGCTCCGTCGAACCAAGTTCCACGACTCCGTTAGCCAACGGGATACATGCGATGGTCTGCGTTCCGAAATCTCCTCCCGCCTTAGCTCGCTCAATGTCTGACATGCGTATCTGATCCAACCCGGAAACCCAAACCGGGGTAGACGTGGAGAACGCATGACCCACCAATCCGGATCCTCTTGAAAAGCTCCATGACATTGATTTCAAGAAGAACCACTCTATGTCCTTCACTATCACGTTGTTGTCCTCATGGTTAAGCTCACATGTCACCTTCTCAGCCGGAGACGACATCGTTTTCCTCTTATCTTCTTGGTCTTTGTAAACACCATC
This genomic window contains:
- the LOC104788990 gene encoding transcription factor MYC2-like encodes the protein MTQYNNAEDSTMEGFMSFSDNSEKWTVETVQKRLQAVLDGTHKGWTYAIYWQPLLDNFGDTVLVWGDGVYKDQEDKRKTMSSPAEKVTCELNHEDNNVIVKDIEWFFLKSMSWSFSRGSGLVGHAFSTSTPVWVSGLDQIRMSDIERAKAGGDFGTQTIACIPLANGVVELGSTELIPQSSDLINKVPILFNSNTFHHSLSRDRVNVAPRSSSMVLSKSRKLESGCSSPTNKSFSSEESEKLLKKRGKKSSKGKEEPRDHVEAERQRRKQLNQRFYALRGVVPKVSKMDKGSLLSDTIAYIKELKSKVEKVVYERNEIQVQLEEVKRKVASFKETEEMEIEVKIIECYAMIKVKSSKQNHPEARFMKALKDLKLEVDHASIVVVEDLMVQQATVKMDFRIYTQEQLRTMLISKIS